The Rhizoctonia solani chromosome 1, complete sequence sequence CAATGGAACTCAGGAAAACTGAGTAGGCTGAACgttaaaaatatcagaattTTATCTCGGGAAAAGAAAAGCCCATGGGATCAGTCGTACCTGACAGATAACTGGTGAAGCTATTGCTGTCCTTTAGCAGCTGCCACGGGCACATAGCAAGTCCGACGATCGCCGCGATGTACCCACCACGACGGACTAAGCGGAAACAAAAATCACCGAATGATTAATATGAGCATATTTATCAAATAGTCTGTTGACTTACTATTGATGAACCGAGGAAAAAGTGCTGTCAGATCACACCCGGCGCTGACTGAGTTCGCAGATATGTTCGTTCCAAGCTGCCAAGGCGAATTGTAGATCGTGAGCAATGCTAATGTCCCGGATGAACAACTTGAAGGACATACCTGGGCTAGAATAAACGAGGCTGAAATGAACCAAACTCCAAATCGTGTCGCATGACTGGGATTTCCGTCCAGGAGTTTTCCAAGGAGGTCGACCGGGGACCAAACAGGTTCGCCATAGATCACCTCGCTCGATGATGACACGATGATGCCGAGGAACGAGACGAGGGAGAATCCAAGAGGAACAGAGATAAGCTGCGGCATCACAGCGTTGGAAGGTCGGTGAGCTCGGGAAGCAAAGTCCGGTGCATTACTAGACCAGTGCGCTCTTGAGTGAAAGAACTCGAGATGCAGTTCGATAGGATACTCACACAACTAGCGTGGCCATGTTGCTGATGCAACTCATGAGGGATTTGACCATAACCCATCCCAGCTCGGAACCATGTAGCTTGGCCGGGCGATGGATGATTGGACCAACACCTTTTGCTTTAACGATAGACCAAACAAAGAACGCGATACCTGCAATGGGTACTACGATGGCTTTTGCGGTGAACAAATGCCGGCTGAAATGGACATGTCAGTGGGCAACGATCAGAGGGCAATGCAACTCCGCGCACATCTTGTGGATCGGGAACCAAATAGCTGGCAATGAGATAAgccagaagaggaagaagcacaTGAAATCCCGAGTGTTTGTGCCAGAAGATTCAGGCATAGAGTTCGCTGAGGGTTGGGTAAGATATCAAACGCATGCGTATTTGGTACCACACCCACGAATATTCTGAACGCTGGGCCACATCGAACGCAGCATAACGAGCACACAGCTACCTCCTATACTTGCTTGGACGCCATACCATATGCTAATGATAGGGGCCGTGAGACACACTACCAAACTTCAGGATCGCATATACAAACTTACCATGCCATGGCTCCACGGTTGAATGTGCACCATAAGCTCCCCCAGAGCCCAAAACTGGTACGTGCTACGACAGGAAATGTAATGTGCTGAATGGCCCCGGGACGAGCATTGAGAACAATGAAAGGGGCAACAATTCCATAGCTAAACCGGGATTGTTAGTCACCATAGCATATAATAGGCATGGGCTTACCCCAGCCAGACACAAACCCAGGCCTGCCACCACGACAGCCCGTCAGTGATCATTGAGCTCACAATCATCCATGTATTAATCTGCAAAATAGAGTCAGTGGTCCATCCATGGTCCTGGGTAAGCGAATTACATTAAATGAATCCGCAATCCAGCTTTTTGGAACCCCGAAATCAGTTCGGTACTCGTCAAGAAAACAAATGAATGCCTCACAAAGCATAAAAGTTCCAGGCTTTCCATGTACGACGTTCGGGTGGGACTGGTTGCAGATCCTCGTTGCTCAGAAATAATTGGGTATTTGTTAGATCAGGTTCATGTTCCACTTCCAACCGTTTGAGAAGCGAACTTGAGCGCTGCTTCAGAGTCATGATGCGAACTTGTGGGGCAAAAGTCGCACAGATAGGCGGGGAGGAAGGTGGAACGAGATGGTGAGGTTCTTAACCAAACACAGAGTATCATATTCTGTAGAGTGGCCATTTTAAATCATGGTTTGAAGTGGTTATCTCTGGAGTAAGTTTGTAGGAGTGGATTAAGCGAGTTACCGATAAGCCTTTCTTGATAAGCGAATATGACCGGGCGAAGTCCCTGGGCCAAGTTGTAACATGTCATTCGGCCGAGCGTGTTTGATAACACCAGCCAAGCTGAGGCTCGGGAATAGCCTAAACGTGAGGGAACAGGAACAATCGATGGCTTCGACACTTCGTGCTCTATTACGGCCCAGATGTGGAGAACCTCGTATGCATGCGCTATATGGTTATGGGTGGAGGCTGTTACACACTATTTATAGCAGCATGTAACCTAGTAAGTGGTGTTACAAGTGAAACATGGAGCGGTCAGGTGACTTTTTTGTGTTGGCACGCGTGTTAATTATTACCACCGCCGTTAGTTAAACTTGCGGCAATACCCCATTATCATGTCCAATGAATCATCGTCAATTGAGGTTGCTGGTAAGTTCATACTGGGAAAATAATCCGCAATGCTCAATATCTTTCAGTACGCATACGCCCCCCAACGGATGAAGAGTCTGAAAAGCTCCCTCCCCCCGGCTATTCTGTGTCTAACACGTTCAATGGGGACGGTCATCTAACAGCCGCTCCTAAAATGCAGTCTTATCCATTGAGACGCGTAGTTGTACCTTGCGACGACCGTTCGCTCACATTCGACCCGCTGGACGAGGAGGCCAGTAGGGTCTACGAAGCAAAGGGTTATTACCCCGGAAGAAAGCCGTTCAAGGATCAACTTTACATATTCGACCGAGTCTTTGATCAAGATGCACAACAAATCGATGTATTTGAAGGTACCACCAAAAAACTCCTTGACGGAATATTGGATGGGTTCAATGCGACAGTATTTGCCTACGGCGTACGTCTTTTTGTTACCATATATTACTCTCACCACTTACGTCTTATGCAGGCCACAGGTTGTGGAAAAACACACACAATCAGCGGTACCGACACCGATCCAGGGATCATTTACCTAACTATGAATGAATTGTTTCAACGGATTAGGGAAATAGAGTCCGAACAGATTGTCCAAGTTACGGTTACCTTCCTCGAAATATATAACGAAGATATCAGAGACTTGCTGGCCGAACCTGGATCTTATGCTCCCCGGGGTGGCTTGACTCTACGAGAGGACAAGTCGAATCGTGTCGTTGTAACTGGGCTTGTTTCTCGCAGTCCCACTACAGCAGAAGAAGTTAAACAACTTGTTCTGGACGGAAACTCTAGGCGTACCCAATCTCCTACTCATGCCAACCAGACTTCTTCGCGCTCACATGCGGTTCTTCAAATCAATGTTACGCAGTCTCCTCGTACTGCGTCCACAACAGAATGCCAAACTAGTGCCACCCTTTCGATCATCGACTTGGCCGGTAGCGAACGCGCGAGTGCAACAAGGAATATGGGCGAACGTATGCTCGAAGGTGCAAATATCAACAAATCATTACTGGCTCTGGGCAATTGTATTAATGCACTATGTGCAACCGGCGGTCGTACTCGACATGTCCCCTATCGTAACTCGAAGCTCACTCGTTTGCTCAAGTTCTCTCTTGGCGGTAACTGTAGAACGGTCATGATAGTCTGCGTTGCACCTACTAGCGCCCATTACGAGGATACTCAAAATACGTTGAAGTACGCAAATCGTGCCAAAGAAATCAAAACCAAAGTATCGCGAAACTTCCTTAATGTCGACCGCCACGTCGCCCAGTACGTCGAGGCGATCAGCCGGCTCAACGACGAAGTCGCCGAACTCAAGGCCAAGCTTGCCGGGCGTGTTTCAGGAGATAACGAAGCAGACGCGCGCAAAAAACGTGAGGCCCAGGCCGCTGCTCTGCGAGCAAGGGATGAAATGCAACGCAAAGTCGATTCTGCTGGGCCAGGTCTCGTGGATGGTGCTCGTAGCCAAGCTGCAGTAGCTGCGGCGAAATTACGATTGACGGCGTACAGGACTCGATTGCAACAGCTCGATGCTCAACCTACACCCCTGGGTTCTGACTCGGACAAACAGGCTGAACGTTCTCTCCTAATTAACTTGGCTTCGAGAGAGGAATCTATTATCCGAGGGGCAGAAGCTCAGAATGTAACCATCACTCGCGCCAACGAGCTCTTCGAGAGTCAAATCCGAAGCGTTGCCGACCGGAAGCTGGGCGACGACATGTGCAATGACCTTGTTCGACTGG is a genomic window containing:
- a CDS encoding Permease for cytosine/purines, uracil, thiamine, allantoin: MTLKQRSSSLLKRLEVEHEPDLTNTQLFLSNEDLQPVPPERRTWKAWNFYAFWIADSFNINTWMIVSSMITDGLSWWQAWVCVWLGYGIVAPFIVLNARPGAIQHITFPVVARTSFGLWGSLWCTFNRGAMACIWYGVQASIGGSCVLVMLRSMWPSVQNIPNSMPESSGTNTRDFMCFFLFWLISLPAIWFPIHKIRHLFTAKAIVVPIAGIAFFVWSIVKAKGVGPIIHRPAKLHGSELGWVMVKSLMSCISNMATLVVNAPDFASRAHRPSNAVMPQLISVPLGFSLVSFLGIIVSSSSEVIYGEPVWSPVDLLGKLLDGNPSHATRFGVWFISASFILAQLGTNISANSVSAGCDLTALFPRFINIRRGGYIAAIVGLAMCPWQLLKDSNSFTSYLSAYSVFLSSIAGVMITEYWLIRRGHYRIADLYHTERTGWYWYTLGINPKAYVAYISGILINVVGFAGATGQTVPLAATRIYQMAFFTGFGVSSIIYYVLNRIWPSPGSWQTFEEVDESGWHPVEEHRRDSEEEDSYSVKKQGDDAFVREVPVA
- a CDS encoding kinesin motor domain protein, producing MSNESSSIEVAVRIRPPTDEESEKLPPPGYSVSNTFNGDGHLTAAPKMQSYPLRRVVVPCDDRSLTFDPLDEEASRVYEAKGYYPGRKPFKDQLYIFDRVFDQDAQQIDVFEGTTKKLLDGILDGFNATVFAYGATGCGKTHTISGTDTDPGIIYLTMNELFQRIREIESEQIVQVTVTFLEIYNEDIRDLLAEPGSYAPRGGLTLREDKSNRVVVTGLVSRSPTTAEEVKQLVLDGNSRRTQSPTHANQTSSRSHAVLQINVTQSPRTASTTECQTSATLSIIDLAGSERASATRNMGERMLEGANINKSLLALGNCINALCATGGRTRHVPYRNSKLTRLLKFSLGGNCRTVMIVCVAPTSAHYEDTQNTLKYANRAKEIKTKVSRNFLNVDRHVAQYVEAISRLNDEVAELKAKLAGRVSGDNEADARKKREAQAAALRARDEMQRKVDSAGPGLVDGARSQAAVAAAKLRLTAYRTRLQQLDAQPTPLGSDSDKQAERSLLINLASREESIIRGAEAQNVTITRANELFESQIRSVADRKLGDDMCNDLVRLDSKAKRAELGVRKTEARASALEDTVTELSEMVAALSGVVARCSVMMSDAASMLKDPQTEDTEEIMRAVSGALARVSESNAQTLFNVLGQSVGPGQGSSSLLSFNGHVATNISRRSSVAKPTHCPLSSAHFQAAARVNNNRRQSNISITLSKAPVLPPVTRVPKKAVQWRDLAGEGSLDDARTAVVPEKVYPVPTADSGPSTSSANEMEWEDAEDAVASSGVPEGNGKQKEVLPTDAETSQPVPPPKRRGSRLESGFLKSLGGGSKALGSLTEETPRSVRTGLADVSNQVRSNLGWGGASGLPVPESSTPTRKIAPLPGDDSVVLPPKRVPGSAVKTARRRSGLGLAVAKARRRSSLIPTLSPHVLSTATAASTGGASSSSAGPQRQRVTPSTVVSPQRSPFKIRMGSIGHTMRASGGRLSLMGPGPARQPLRAARMGNERFAGDQSIDLGSAMRMGTGSGRPLWK